The genomic interval CCACGAGGCCGACCCAGCGCTGGGGACGGCGCAGCGGGAAGCCGGTCCCCGTGACCTCCACGGTGTAGTCGCCCGGCGGGAGCTTCTCGAAGGCGTAGGCGCCGGCCGCGTCCGTGGCCGCCTGCCGGCTGCGCGCCCCGCGGAGGGTGACGGCCGCCTCCGGGATCGGCTGGCCCGCCGGGTCGCTCACCCGGCCGCCGATGCTGCCGGGCCGGGTCACCGTGAGCGTCACGGGGACGGCGAGCGGGGCGTTGGGCGCGTCCGCGCTGGTCAGGAGCAGCTGCGCGGCGTGGG from bacterium carries:
- a CDS encoding carboxypeptidase-like regulatory domain-containing protein; this encodes HAAQLLLTSADAPNAPLAVPVTLTVTRPGSIGGRVSDPAGQPIPEAAVTLRGARSRQAATDAAGAYAFEKLPPGDYTVEVTGTGFPLRRPQRWVGLVEGEQRSLDFDATSYVIRGRVTDEAGAPIARVIVRLYDATGVLLRQASTDGNGRYTFRRLGPGSYELRARRRPWRFQPAPQVARVRDLSLTRNFIGRR